From the genome of Aphis gossypii isolate Hap1 unplaced genomic scaffold, ASM2018417v2 Contig00381, whole genome shotgun sequence, one region includes:
- the LOC114132003 gene encoding craniofacial development protein 2-like, producing the protein MHLVHCSSLSLLTLNGWEGLSGPPGWGLSDGPTTRPCKKNTVKKPKTTKPWKSIDNLDNRLGNRTGNAGILRFGRWNIRTLYKPGSLQCVLKEINRYNVDIVGLQEIRWPGSGNLKSENMTVFFRGKSNEKHENGVGFITKTAVSKLVKKFEPINDRISYIVVTGKTFDTMIVNCYAPTKTADCELKDQFYDDLDRVLDNIPRESIKIVVGYFNVQVGRKNVFKPIVGKESLLQESNNNGMRLISLCTDKGLVINCSNERIYINILGYPQMANIKAR; encoded by the coding sequence ATGCACTTGGTGCATTGCAGTAGCCTTTCTCTCCTAACCTTAAATGGTTGGGAGGGTCTAAGTGGTCCTCCAGGTTGGGGGTTAAGCGACGGTCCAACGACCCGtccttgtaaaaaaaatactgttaagAAACCAAAAACCACTAAGCCTTGGAAATCGATTGATAATTTGGATAACAGACTTGGAAATCGGACTGGAAATGCTGGAATTTTGAGATTTGGAAGATGGAATATCAGAACTTTGTATAAACCAGGCTCTTTACAATGCGTATTAAAGGAAATTAACCGATACAATGTTGATATAGTGGGATTGCAGGAGATTAGATGGCCAGGATCGGGCAATCTCAAATCCGAAAATATGACAGTGTTCTTTAGAGGAAAGAGCAATGAAAAACACGAAAATGGAGTTGGTTTTATAACGAAGACAGCCGTGTCAAAACTAGTAAAGAAATTTGAACCGATCAATGACCGAATTAGCTACATAGTAGTAACTGGGAAAACATTTGATACAATGATCGTCAATTGTTATGCTCCAACGAAAACTGCAGATTGTGAACTAAAGGATCAATTTTACGATGACCTTGATAGAGTACTTGACAATATCCCCAGAGAAAGCATAAAAATAGTAGTaggatattttaatgttcaagTAGGAAGGAAGAATGTATTCAAACCAATTGTAGGCAAAGAAAGTTTACTCCAAGAAAGCAACAATAATGGTATGAGATTAATTAGTCTTTGCACAGATAAAGGGCTGGTAATAAACTGTTCCAACGAAAggatatatataaacatacttGGATATCCCCAGATGGCCAATATAAAAGCCAGATAG
- the LOC126553959 gene encoding uncharacterized protein LOC126553959, producing MDDTYLDVVADECKITQINYQSFTPYSNISFSNNDDIRINVLNMDNYTLPCESYLYIEGKMNKPADVVGDVCFSNNGLAFLFSEMRYEINRIVVQKIKSSGISSCLKGYCSYTPNDLHTLENAAWRPITDDNNKNFITNNVFTGCVPLKHLFGFFEDYKKVLLNCNQQLVINRSSTDFDAIHVVGSGDNNVEKNKKITIELTKIIWKMPFIKVSDKEKLKLLKILDSCMTLSCAFRTWYLCEYLVLPKITSHSWTIKSSNLLEKPRFVLIGFQTNRKNNTTLDVGQFDPCRLKNLKVYLNSEVYPYVDFRADFQNKQTSILYKACTDFQKLYYERDFSEPLLSKHIFKIVYQSSLSIFCVRMTTLNPRP from the coding sequence ATGGATGACACATATTTAGACGTTGTAGCCGACGAGtgtaaaataacacaaattaattatcagtCGTTTACTCCATATTCGAACATATCTTTTTCTAATAACGATGATATTAGGATAAATGTTCTGAATATGGATAACTACACATTACCATGTGAGAGTTATCTTTACATCGAaggaaaaatgaataaacctGCAGATGTCGTTGGAGACGTTTGTTTTTCGAATAACGGATTGGCATTTTTATTCTCTGAAATGCGGTACGAGATAAACAGAATAGTTGTgcagaaaataaaatcatcagGAATTTCGTCATGTTTGAAAGGATACTGTTCGTATACTCCAAACGATTTACACACTTTGGAGAATGCGGCTTGGAGACCGATTACTgacgataacaataaaaatttcattaccAACAATGTATTTACCGGCTGCGTTCcgctaaaacatttatttggattttttgAAGATTACAAAAAAGTATTACTTAATTGTAATCAACAATTGGTTATCAATCGCTCGTCTACCGATTTTGACGCTATTCATGTTGTGGGTTCCGGAGATAATAAcgttgagaaaaataaaaaaattacaattgaaCTTACCAAGATAATATGGAAGATGCCTTTCATAAAAGTTagtgataaagaaaaattaaagctgttaaaaatattggattCTTGTATGACATTATCATGTGCGTTCAGAACATGGTATCTCTGCGAATATCTCGTACTCCCTAAAATTACTTCACATTCGTGGACGATAAAGTCTAGCAATTTACTTGAAAAGCCCAGATTTGTATTGATTGGATTTCAAacaaatcgaaaaaataatacaacactcGATGTCGGCCAATTCGACCCCTGTCGATTGAAAAACCTTAAGGTATACTTAAATTCTGAAGTATATCCATATGTAGATTTTCGAGCAGACtttcaaaacaaacaaactTCCATATTGTACAAAGCGTGCacagattttcaaaaattatactatgaaaGAGACTTCAGCGAGCCATTATtgtcaaaacatattttcaaaatcgtGTACCAATCGTCGTTGTCGATCTTTTGCGTCAGAATGACAACGTTAAATCCTCGACCGTAG